AGTGACATAAAAAACTTCTCCAACGGTAAAAAAGATATCCGAGGTCAACAATCAGGATAGGCCGGGTATAGTAACGCGTTCACGCCAAGGAGCTTTTCATGCGCCAGAAACCCACCGTCCTCGCCCGCGAGATTGTCGCCACCAGCCGTTTATTCTGCGTCGAAGAGCTGAAACTGCGCTTTTCCAATGGCGTGGAGCGCACATATGAACGACTGGTCGGCAAGGGCGCCGGGTATGGCGCGGTGATGATCGTGGCGATGATCGATGCAGACCACGCGGTGCTGGTCGAGGAATATTGCGGCGGCACCGATGAATACGAGCTGTCTTTGCCCAAGGGCTTGATCGAACCGGGTGAAGACGTGTTGGCGGCGGCGGAGCGCGAGCTCAAGGAAGAAGCCGGTTATGGCGCACGACAGCTGGAGCATCTGACCGAGTTGTCCTTGTCGCCGGGTTACATGAGCCAGAAAATTCAGGTGGTCCTGGCCACCGACTTGTACGAAGAACGGCTAGAGGGTGACGAGCCCGAACCTATGGGCGTGGACAAGATCAATCTGCGTGAACTGTCCGGCCTGGCACAGAACCCGCGATTCACCGAGGGCCGTGCCTTGGCGGCGCTGTACCTGGCCCGCGATCTGCTGACTCAGCGCGGGGTATTCCTGCCATGAATTTTCCGCATCCCTTGATGGCGCCGGTGGTTGAACTGGCACTGAAGGCTGGCGACGCCATCCTGCCGTTTTGGCGTACCGGCACTGCGGTGACCGCCAAGGCTGACGATTCACCGGTCACCGCGGCCGACCTTGCCGCTCATCACCTGATTCTGGCCGGGCTGACCGCGCTGGACCCAAGCATTCCGGTGTTGTCCGAAGAGGACGCCAACATCCCGCAGAGCGTGCGTGCCGGCTGGCAGCGCTGGTGGCTGGTCGATCCGCTGGACGGGACCAAGGAGTTCATCTCGGGCAGCGAAGAGTTCACCGTCAACATCGCGCTGATCGAGCAAGGTCGCGTGGTGTTTGGTGTGGTGTCGATGCCGACCAACGGGCGTTTCTATGTTGGCGGTGCGGGTCTTGGCGCGTGGCGTGGTGATCGAGAAGCCGAGCCATCGCCGATTCAGGTTCGCAATGCTCTGGCTCCTGGAGAGGCGTTCACGGTCGTTGCCAGTCGTCGGCATTCAAGCCCTGAACAAGAACGCTTGCTGGCCGGACTGAGCGACAGCCTCGGTGAGTTGCAACTGGCCAATATCGGCAGTTCGCTGAAATTTTGCCTGCTGGCGGAAGGCGCGGCCGATTGTTATCCGCGCCTGGCACCGACTTCGCAGTGGGATACGGCGGCGGCCCAAGGTGTGCTGGAAGGAGCCGGCGGTGAAGTGCTGGAGTTGAGCGGCGTGCCGTTCAGTTATCCGGCGCGGGAGTCTTTGCTGAACGAGTTTTTCCTGGCGCTGCCGGCGAAGGCTGCCTGGCGGGAAAAACTGCTGGAACTCGCCCGTTCCTGATCTGCGCACACGCCTTGTGGCGAGGGAGCTTGTCGGAACGCCGCACCGTCCCGCTCGGCTGCGCAGCAGCCGCAATTCAGGCACCGGGATTTAAATGATATCGCGCGGTGGCTGGCCTTGGGGCCGCTCCGCGACCCGGCGGGAGCAAGCTCCCTCGCCACAGGTGTTGTGTCGTTATCGGTGAAGGACGTACTGCCCGGTGAACGTTACTGCATCGTCATCGCTATCGGCATTCACAATCCGTGAGTGCAACGTCAACCGCGCCCGCCCATAGCGTCCATACATCGCCAAGAACTTCTTCCATACCGCCGCACTCGGCGCCTGGCAAATCGCCGTCGCGTCCATGGTCACCGGCAGCGGATAGCTGATCTGCCCTTCCTGGATCACGATGTGCCCGTCCTCAATCCCTTCCTCGCGCAGACGCAAGTGCAGCCAGCCCCAGCCCGCCAGCACCGCGCCGCAATACAGGCTGCCGCCGAACATGGTGCTCTTGTGATTGACGTTGGCTTCCAGCGGCAAGTACAGGCGCAATTGCTGGTCATGCCAGTCGAGCACTTTGACGCCCATGGCCTGCGTCAGGGGAATGTCGCGGTGCAGGACTGATTCCAGATGACGACTGTCGCGGTTCATGAATAGGCCTTTTGCTTGAGGAGTAAGGATTGCCGGTCGCTCAATCGAGTTCGTCGGTCGGGTGATGGTCGGCAAAGTTCAGCCCGTGCTTGCGCAGTTTGTCGTGCAAGGTCTTGCGTGGAATGCCGAGGGCTTCGGCGAGGCTGCGGACCGAGCTGTGAGAGCGCGCCAGTTCGGCGGCAATCAGCGATTTCTCGAAGTTTTCCACCTGTTCGCTCAATCCGCCGCTGAACGCTTCAACCGTTGTGCTCGCTCCAGCCTCCGGCGCGCTGTTGTCCAGTGCCAGTTCCAGGCCCAGGGCGAAGCGTTCGGCGGCGTTCTGCAATTCCCGCACGTTACCCGGCCAGGTGTGACGCAGCAGCAGCGCCCGTTGCCCCGGTTGCAGTTCATGGGGCGGCAAGCCATGGCGAGCGCTGGCTTCATCGGCAAAATGCTGGAACAGCATCAGCGCGTCTTCACCGCGTTCGCGCAGCGGCGGAATCCGCAGCGGTGCGACGTTGAGACGGTAATACAAGTCGGCGCGGAAGCGTCCCTGATCGGCGGACTGGCGCAGGTCTTCCTTGGTCGCGGCGATGATGCGGATGTCCAGCGGGATCAGCTGATTGCCCCCCAGACGCTCGACCACCCGCTCTTGCAGCAAGCGCAGCAGCTTCACCTGCACGTCCAGGCTCATGCTTTCGATTTCATCGAGGAAGACTGTGCCGCCGCTGGCGAATTCGAACTTGCCGATACGGCGCTTCTGCGCCCCGGTAAACGCGCCCGGTTCATGACCGAACAACTCGCTTTCCACCACTGATTCGGCGAGGGCCCCGGCATTAATGGCCACGAACGGGCCGTTACGCCGGTTCGACAAATCGTGCAGGGCCCTGGCCACGACTTCTTTGCCGGCACCGGTTTCGCCGAGGATCAGCACGTCGGCCTTGGTCGCGGCCAGTGCACCGATCTGTTCGCGCAAACGCAGCATCGGCGCCGATTGCCCGACCAGTCTTGCGCTCAGTTCATTGCGGTCGCTCAGGGCCAGACGCAGACTGCGGTTGTCCAGCACCAGCCGGCGCAAGGCCAATGCACGGCGCACGCTGTCGAGCAGGGCGTCGCTGGCGAAGGGTTTTTCCAGAAAGTCATAAGCACCGGTGCGCATCGCTTGCACGGCCAGCGGCACGTCGCCGTGACCGGTGATCAGCAGCACGGGCAGCTCCGGGTCTTGCGCGTGCAGTTCGGTCAGTAACTCAAGACCGTCCATGCCCGGCATGCGAATGTCGCTGACCACTACCCCCGGCCAGTCACGCTCCAGTTGCCCGGCCACGCCCTTGGCTTCGGCGAGTGGCAGGATTTTCAGGCCCGCCAGGTCCAGCGTCTGGCTCAAGGCTTGGCGCAGATGCGGATCGTCGTCGATCAACACGACCTGGATGCGGTTGTCGATGGTCATGCACTTCGGTCCTCGGACGGTTGCAGGCTCACGCCCGGTGCGCCTGCGCGCAGTTTCAGGGTAATCAAGGCACCGCCTTCCTTGTGGTTGGCGAACGACAGTTCACCCCCGAAGGCGCGCATCAGGGTCTCGCAAATCGCCAGCCCCAGGCCCAGGCCCTGCGTGCGGGTCTTGGTGGTGTAGAAAGGCTCGCTGGCGCGGCCGAGGGCTTCCATGCAAAAGCCAGGGCCGTTGTCGCGAATGTACAGAATGACGCCATCGGCGGTGGATTGGGCACTCAACCAGAGTTTACGCGGCGGGCCTTTTTCCGTCAGCGCGTCCAGCGCGTTGGCCAGCAGGTTGCCGAGCACCTGACGCAAACGGGTTTCCCCGGCTTCGACCCACAGCGTGGCGGCCGGCAAATCTCGGATCAACTCGACCTCCATGCTCCGCCGGCGCTTGGCCAACAGCGCCAGCGCGTCATCCAGCGCCGGTTGCAGCGCAACGCTTTCCGGGGCGTGGCGATCACGCCGGGCAAAGGCACGCAGGTGCGCGATGATCGAGGCCATGCGCCCGGTCAGTTCGCTGATCAGCTTGAGGTTGCCGCGCGCATCGTCGGTGCGCTCGTGATCAAGCAGCACTTCGGCGTTTTCCGCGTAGCTGCGAATCGCCGCCAGCGGTTGATTGAGTTCGTGGCTGATGCTCGCCGACATGGTCCCGAGCGCCGACAGCTTGCCCGCCTGCACCAGATCATCCTGGGCACGCACCAATTCCTGCTGGGCATTTTCACGCTCCAGCACTTCCTGTTTCAGCCGACGGTTGAGGCCTTCGAGGTCGCTGGTGCGTTCGGCGACGCGGCCCTCCAGTTCCCGACGGGCCTTGGCTTCGAAGGCGATTCGATCGAGGTAGTGGCGGCGGCGTTGCATCAT
This DNA window, taken from Pseudomonas fluorescens NCIMB 11764, encodes the following:
- a CDS encoding sensor histidine kinase translates to MNSTLPRRPRWRSLALLALCLAPLLWPLEHLAERYYRSELAGQNRQTLDLYVANLLGTLHRYEVLPQILGDLPALRADLSAPDDGVIQGNANRLLKNISAQTGAEVMYLMDTTGKTLAASNWDKHDSFVGRNFAFRPYFSEAMAGRLGRFFGLGTTSAKRGYFFAAAVRDREKIIGVLVVKVDLDHTESLWGKTPEQLLVTDHNGVVILTSRPEWRFRATRPLSDAEREAITAIQPYPTREPKPLNLDPDAWLTQTRQIDETGWSVSILAPRTLIDRPVRTVVAIGGATLLVLMLLLGLMMQRRRHYLDRIAFEAKARRELEGRVAERTSDLEGLNRRLKQEVLERENAQQELVRAQDDLVQAGKLSALGTMSASISHELNQPLAAIRSYAENAEVLLDHERTDDARGNLKLISELTGRMASIIAHLRAFARRDRHAPESVALQPALDDALALLAKRRRSMEVELIRDLPAATLWVEAGETRLRQVLGNLLANALDALTEKGPPRKLWLSAQSTADGVILYIRDNGPGFCMEALGRASEPFYTTKTRTQGLGLGLAICETLMRAFGGELSFANHKEGGALITLKLRAGAPGVSLQPSEDRSA
- a CDS encoding sigma-54-dependent transcriptional regulator, with the protein product MTIDNRIQVVLIDDDPHLRQALSQTLDLAGLKILPLAEAKGVAGQLERDWPGVVVSDIRMPGMDGLELLTELHAQDPELPVLLITGHGDVPLAVQAMRTGAYDFLEKPFASDALLDSVRRALALRRLVLDNRSLRLALSDRNELSARLVGQSAPMLRLREQIGALAATKADVLILGETGAGKEVVARALHDLSNRRNGPFVAINAGALAESVVESELFGHEPGAFTGAQKRRIGKFEFASGGTVFLDEIESMSLDVQVKLLRLLQERVVERLGGNQLIPLDIRIIAATKEDLRQSADQGRFRADLYYRLNVAPLRIPPLRERGEDALMLFQHFADEASARHGLPPHELQPGQRALLLRHTWPGNVRELQNAAERFALGLELALDNSAPEAGASTTVEAFSGGLSEQVENFEKSLIAAELARSHSSVRSLAEALGIPRKTLHDKLRKHGLNFADHHPTDELD
- a CDS encoding thioesterase domain-containing protein, with the translated sequence MNRDSRHLESVLHRDIPLTQAMGVKVLDWHDQQLRLYLPLEANVNHKSTMFGGSLYCGAVLAGWGWLHLRLREEGIEDGHIVIQEGQISYPLPVTMDATAICQAPSAAVWKKFLAMYGRYGRARLTLHSRIVNADSDDDAVTFTGQYVLHR
- the cysQ gene encoding 3'(2'),5'-bisphosphate nucleotidase CysQ; protein product: MNFPHPLMAPVVELALKAGDAILPFWRTGTAVTAKADDSPVTAADLAAHHLILAGLTALDPSIPVLSEEDANIPQSVRAGWQRWWLVDPLDGTKEFISGSEEFTVNIALIEQGRVVFGVVSMPTNGRFYVGGAGLGAWRGDREAEPSPIQVRNALAPGEAFTVVASRRHSSPEQERLLAGLSDSLGELQLANIGSSLKFCLLAEGAADCYPRLAPTSQWDTAAAQGVLEGAGGEVLELSGVPFSYPARESLLNEFFLALPAKAAWREKLLELARS
- the nudE gene encoding ADP compounds hydrolase NudE — translated: MRQKPTVLAREIVATSRLFCVEELKLRFSNGVERTYERLVGKGAGYGAVMIVAMIDADHAVLVEEYCGGTDEYELSLPKGLIEPGEDVLAAAERELKEEAGYGARQLEHLTELSLSPGYMSQKIQVVLATDLYEERLEGDEPEPMGVDKINLRELSGLAQNPRFTEGRALAALYLARDLLTQRGVFLP